The following proteins are encoded in a genomic region of Nicotiana sylvestris chromosome 4, ASM39365v2, whole genome shotgun sequence:
- the LOC104247355 gene encoding probable methyltransferase PMT28, producing the protein MRKQHTTLTRFGRKVKGSYQSFGLGVKLAAVVILGLCFVFIWSVFSPSSYSITYQRENFDDIREPISAANRKKVTSLVPSNKKSEPHKGHVVNKEDKKLKHRSSSGEKKKKFDGSLPSKSGNNWHKNEKNGVDRKRKVEDLKLPKKVDEVKDQILEGSETEEEKIENKKQEEEKEVVEGKENVKEKPKNNKQEGEEDETVDGKEKEETDTNKEDEEGGVDGNEEGEGNGELTNSEELDQEVAEKVEDEDEKSRDTEKKMKKNLGPLFDPEAHYTWNLCSTKSKHNYIPCIDIESVSGKLRNFRHRERSCLKASQMCLVPLPPDGYETPVSWPESKLKILYKNVAHPKLAAFVKTESWVVESGEYLTFPLNQSMPKGGSQHYLDFIEEMVPDIEWGKNIRVVLDIGCKDSSFGASLLEKGVLTLTLGLKDDLVDLAQVALERGFPAVVTPFGTRRHPFPSGVFDAIHCSDCHASWHSNGGKHLIEMNRILRPGGYFILSSKHSSIEVEEAMSTLTASICWNILADKTDEISDIRIKLYQKPQANDIYQSRRKKVPPLCKANENPDASWYVPIKSCLHRIPESIEQRGTEWPEEWPKRLETFPDWMNNREKLIADSEHWNAVVNNSYLVGLGIDWSNIRNVMDMKAINGGFAAALAQHKVWVMNVIPVHAPNTLPIVFERGLVGVYHDWCEAFGTYPRSYDLLHADHLFSRLKNRCKHPIVIVVEMDRILRPGGWAIIRDKVEILDPLESILRSLHWEIRMTFAKDKEGILCAQKTMWRP; encoded by the exons ATGAGGAAGCAGCACACAACTTTAACAAGATTTGGGCGCAAGGTAAAGGGTTCATATCAATCTTTTGGATTAGGTGTAAAGTTAGCTGCAGTAGTAATCTTGGGTCTTTGTTTTGTTTTCATTTGGTCTGTTTTTTCACCTTCTTCTTATTCAATAACATATCAAAGAGAAAACTTTGATGATATTAGAGAACCCATTTCAGCTGCAAATAGAAAAAAGGTCACTTCTTTAGTTCCTTCTAACAAGAAATCAGAACCCCATAAAGGTCATGTAGTTAATAAAGAAGATAAGAAATTGAAACATAGATCAAGTTCtggtgaaaaaaagaaaaaatttgatGGTTCTTTGCCTTCAAAATCTGgtaataattggcataaaaatgagaaaaatggaGTTGATAGAAAAAGAAAGGTTGAGGATCTGAAATTACCCAAAAAAGTTGATGAGGTGAAAGATCAAATTTTGGAAGGATCTGAAACTGAGGAAGAGAAAATAGAAAAcaagaaacaagaagaagaaaaagaagtagTTGAGGGTAAAGAGAAtgttaaagaaaaaccaaaaaataataaacaagaaggagaagaagacgAAACAGTTGATGGTAAAGAGAAAGAGGAAACAGATACTaataaagaagatgaagaaggtgGAGTAGATGGTAATGAGGAAGGGGAAGGTAATGGTGAATTGACTAATTCTGAGGAGTTGGATCAAGAGGTTGCTGAGAAAGTGGAAGATGAGGATGAGAAATCTAGAGATACcgagaagaaaatgaagaagaatttAGGACCGCTATTCGACCCCGAAGCACATTATACTTGGAATTTGTGTAGTACTAAAAGCAAGCACAATTACATTCCTTGCATTGACATTGAAAGTGTCAGTGGAAAGTTGCGTAATTTTCGGCATCGCGAAAGAAGTTGCCTTAAAGCATCTCAAATGTGTCTTGTTCCCCTTCCTCCTGATGGTTATGAGACTCCAGTAAGCTGGCCTGAAAGTAAGTTAAAG ATACTTTATAAAAATGTGGCACACCCGAAATTAGCGGCGTTTGTTAAGACAGAAAGCTGGGTGGTGGAGTCTGGAGAATATCTCACTTTTCCATTGAACCAATCTATGCCCAAAGGTGGAAGTCAACATTATCTAGATTTCATAGAAGAG ATGGTACCAGACATTGAATGGGGGAAGAACATCCGTGTAGTGCTGGATATTGGGTGTAAAGATTCAAGCTTTGGGGCTTCTCTACTCGAGAAAGGTGTATTAACACTTACTCTAGGCTTAAAAGATGACCTAGTGGACCTAGCACAAGTTGCGCTTGAGCGTGGTTTTCCAGCAGTAGTTACCCCATTCGGAACTCGGAGGCATCCCTTTCCTAGTGGCGTCTTTGATGCTATTCACTGTAGTGATTGCCATGCGTCTTGGCATTCTAATG GGGGGAAGCATCTTATAGAGATGAACAGGATTTTGAGGCCTGGAGGTTATTTTATTTTGTCTTCAAAGCACAGTAGCATTGAAGTTGAAGAAG CTATGTCAACGCTGACAGCTTCAATTTGTTGGAATATCCTTGCTGATAAAACTGATGAAATCAGTGATATCAGGATTAAGTTATACCAAAAACCGCAAGCAAATGACATATATCAGTCGAGGAGGAAAAAAGTTCCACCTCTATGCAAAGCAAACGAGAACCCGGATGCTTCCTG GTATGTGCCAATTAAATCTTGCTTGCATAGAATTCCTGAATCCATAGAACAACGAGGGACCGAATGGCCTGAGGAATGGCCAAAGAGACTTGAAACTTTTCCGGACTGGATGAATAATAGAGAGAAATTGATCGCAGACAGTGAGCACTGGAACGCTGTTGTTAACAATTCTTATCTAGTTGGCTTGGGTATTGATTGGTCCAACATTCGGAATGTAATGGATATGAAAGCCATCAACGGAGG ATTTGCAGCTGCCCTTGCGCAGCACAAGGTTTGGGTGATGAATGTGATCCCTGTACATGCACCAAATACCCTTCCCATAGTCTTTGAGCGAGGACTTGTTGGCGTGTACCACGATTGGTGCGAGGCATTTGGTACTTATCCGAGATCGTATGACCTTCTACATGCAGATCATCTCTTCTCAAGGCTTAAAAACAG GTGCAAGCATCCCATAGTGATTGTAGTTGAGATGGACCGCATATTGCGGCCTGGTGGTTGGGCAATTATACGTGACAAGGTCGAAATACTTGATCCGCTAGAGAGTATACTGAGAAGCTTGCATTGGGAGATACGAATGACATTCGCAAAAGATAAGGAAGGCATCCTTTGTGCACAAAAGACCATGTGGAGACCTTGA
- the LOC104247356 gene encoding S-adenosyl-L-methionine-dependent tRNA 4-demethylwyosine synthase produces the protein MSPSLSSYPTRLAILTLLSATTVYFFYKSRRHLFKRLTSLNPNPKTPKGKIFFISQTGTSKTLAKNLHSLLNLNGFDFDLVDPKDYEPEDLHKESFVLIIASTWENGKPPSNAGFFIDWLNESVDDFRVGSLLLSKCKFAIFGVGSGSYGETFNAVARDFSKKLRKLGGVEVLAVGEGDVDEGNLDEVFGEWSKRVIGVLSNLGENGGYMVNGVGDGSEDEVVSEGDDDDDEEDDDEFEENDEESGIVDLEDIAGKGPSRKKGVGDKLVNGKLNGDIVNGEKEMVTPVIRASLVKQGYKIIGSHSGVKLCRWTKSQLRGRGGCYKHSFYGIESHRCMEATPSLACANKCVFCWRHHTNPVGKSWTWKMDDPLEIVDTAIDLHTKMIKQMKGVPGVKAERLSEGLSPRHCALSLVGEPIMYPEINSLVDELHKRRISTFLVTNAQFPDKIKLLKPITQLYVSVDAGTKDSLKAIDRPLFGDFWERFLDSLKALKEKEQRTVYRLTLVKGWNAEEVDAYFNLFSIGKPDFIEIKGVTYCGSSATSKLTMENVPWHSDVKEFSEALAKKSNGGYEVACEHVHSCCVLLAKVDKFKIDGQWYTWIDYEKFHDLVASGKPFTSKDYMAPTPSWAVYGAEEGGFDPEQLRYKKERRHKSSRKENGS, from the exons ATGTCTCCGTCCCTGTCTTCTTATCCCACGCGCCTCGCAATCCTCACGCTCCTCTCCGCCACCACAGTCTACTTCTTCTACAAATCCCGCCGTCATCTCTTCAAACGCCTCACATCCTTAAACCCTAACCCTAAAACCCCAAAAGGCAAAATCTTCTTCATATCCCAAACTGGCACTTCTAAAACCCTAGCAAAAAATCTGCACAGTTTGTTAAACCTCAATGGATTTGACTTTGACCTCGTTGACCCAAAAGATTACGAGCCTGAGGATTTGCACAAGGAGAGCTTTGTATTAATTATAGCTTCCACTTGGGAAAACGGGAAACCACCTTCAAATGCTGGGTTTTTTATTGATTGGTTAAATGAGAGTGTTGATGATTTTAGGGTTGGTTCTTTATTGCTTAGTAAGTGTAAATTTGCAATCTTTGGAGTTGGGAGTGGTTCTTATGGTGAAACATTTAATGCCGTGGCGCGTGATTtttcaaagaaattgagaaaacTTGGTGGGGTTGAGGTTTTAGCGGTGGGTGAGGGTGATGTGGATGAGGGTAATTTGGATGAGGTGTTTGGTGAGTGGAGCAAGAGAGTTATTGGGGTTTTGAGTAATTTAGGGGAAAATGGAGGGTATATGGTGAATGGAGTTGGTGATGGTAGTGAAGATGAAGTTGTGAGTGAGggcgatgatgatgatgatgaggaagatgatgatgagtTTGAAGAAAATGACGAGGAGTCAGGAATTGTTGATCTTGAGGATATTGCGGGTAAAGGGCCTTCGAGAAAGAAAGGAGTTGGAGATAAATTAGTTAATGGGAAGTTGAATGGTGATATTGTGAATGGAGAGAAAGAAATGGTAACTCCAGTTATTAGGGCGAGTTTGGTGAAACAG GGCTATAAAATAATTGGTTCGCATAGTGGTGTGAAACTTTGTAGATGGACAAAATCACAACTTAGAGGGCGTGGAGGTTGCTATAAGCACTCATTTTATGGCATTGAGAGTCACAG GTGCATGGAGGCTACTCCTAGTTTAGCATGTGCGAACAAATGTGTTTTTTGTTGGAGACATCACACAAACCCTGTTGGGAAGAGCTGGACGTGGAAGATGGATGACCCCCTTGAGATTGTGGACACAGCTATAGATTTGCATACCAAAATGATAAAACAGATGAAAGGCGTTCCAG GTGTTAAAGCTGAGCGTTTGTCTGAGGGTCTCTCTCCTAGGCATTGCGCCCTGTCACTGGTTGGCGAGCCTATTATGTATCCAGAAATAAATTCACTTGTAGATGAGCTGCATAAGAGGCGGATTTCGACTTTTCTAGTAACTAATGCACAGTTCCCTGACAAGATTAAGTTGTTGAAACCAATCACACAG TTGTATGTCAGTGTAGATGCTGGTACAAAGGACAGCTTAAAAGCAATTGACAGACCACTATTTGGAGACTTCTGGGAGCGTTTTCTA GATTCCTTGAAAGCTCTCAAGGAGAAGGAGCAAAGAACTGTCTATCGATTGACACTTGTTAAAGGGTGGAATGCAGAAGAAGTGGATGCATATTTTAACCTATTCAGCATCGGAAAACCTGATTTCATTGAAATCAAAGGTGTCACTTACTGTGGATC GTCGGCTACATCAAAGTTGACAATGGAGAATGTCCCTTGGCACTCTGATGTGAAGGAATTCTCTGAGGCCTTGGCTAAAAAGAGCAATGGAGGATATGAGGTTGCTTGTGAGCACGTGCATTCTTGCTGTGTTCTTCTGGCTAAAGTCGATAAGTTTAAGATAGACGGTCAGTGGTACACGTGGATAGACTACGAGAAGTTCCATGACCTG GTCGCGTCTGGAAAACCCTTTACCAGTAAGGATTACATGGCACCTACACCATCTTGGGCCGTCTATGGAGCTGAGGAAGGCGGGTTTGATCCAGAGCAATTGCGTTATAAAAAAGAGCGACGCCACAAATCATCTCGTAAAGAAAATGGTTCTTGA
- the LOC138890495 gene encoding uncharacterized protein, whose product MEDEIPATPTSAGVGSVGVATRGGGRGTSSRPHMALTTNRRKRSCEDTEAHGNVITDSGSTQSYVTPYIAKKFRIEPEKLCEPFEVSTSVGESVIARCIYRGCPVKVHYRLTITDLVELEMHGKVIAYASRQLKAHEKNYPTHHLELAAMIRWLKLLKYYDVHILYHPGKANVVADALSRRSMGSLAHVEADKRTMMKEVYRLASLGVQLLESEDGGVVLQNRAESSLVAEVKEKQFSDPYLLQLKEGIHKHKTMAFEQGGDDGTLRYRGRLCVPDVDGLRERIMSEAHNSRYSIHPDSIKMYHDLKEVYWWNDMKKNIIDFVPKCPNCQQKGLSTRVNLSTAFHPQIDGQAECTIQTLEDMLRACVIEFKDIRHRDLEFQVDDWVFLKVSPMKGVMRFGKKGKLSPRYIGPYRILRRIRQVAYELELPQELATVHLVFHVSMLKKLMGDPSLVVPTEIIGVKDSMSYEEIPVAILDRQIRKLRTKEIASVKVLWRNQMIEEATWEAEEDMKSRYPHLFEEQKENVEGPDRQVDAALPPQ is encoded by the exons atggaagatgagataccagCTACACCTACTAGTGCTGGAGTTGGTAGTGTTGGAGTTGCTACAAGGGGTGGTGGTCGAGGCACTAGTAGTAGACCACATATGGCTCTGACTACTAAtcgtagaaaaagaa GCTGTGAAGATACAGAGGCTCATGGAAATGTTATCACAG ATTCGGGATCCACCCAATCTTATGTAACCCCATATATTGCTAAGAAATTTAGGATAGAACCAGAAAAGTTGTGTGAACCCTTTGAAGTGTCCACTTCAGTTGGAGAATCAGTTATAGCAAGGTGTATCTATAGGGGATGTCCAGTCAAAGTGCATTATCGTCTTACTATAACAGACTTAGTAGAATTGGagatg CACGGTAAAGTCATAGCCTACGCGTCGAGACAACTCAAggctcacgagaagaattatccgactcATCATCTTGAATTAGCAGCTATG ATAAGGTGGctcaaattacttaaatattATGATGTTCATATCCTCTATCATCCGGGGAAAGCAAATGTTGTAGCCGATGCTCTCAGTCGGCGTTCTATGGGCAGCTTAGCTCATGTTGAGGCAGACAAGCGAACTATGATGAAGGAAGTCTACCGCTTAGCAAGTCTAGGAGTTCAACTTTTGGAATCCGAAGATGGTGGCGTTGTTCTCCAAAACAGGGCTGAATCCTCCTTAGTAGCTGAAGTGAAGGAAAAACAGTTCAGTGATCCCTACTTATTGCAGCTGAAGGAGGGAATTCACAAACACAAGACTATGGCTTTTGaacaagggggagatgatggtactttgagatACAGAGGCAGACTATGTGTTCCAGACGTAGATGGGCTCAGAGAGCGGATTATGTCAGAAGCCCACAATTccaggtattctattcacccagaCTCcataaagatgtatcatgatcttaaggaggtttattggtggaacgatatgaaaaAGAATATAATAGATTTCGTGCCTAAGTGtccaaattgtcagcag AAAGGATTGAGCACAAGGGTGAACCTCAGCActgcttttcatcctcagatagaTGGCCAGGCGGAATGCACCATTCAGActcttgaggatatgttgagggCGTGTGTTATTGAATTTAagg ACATACGTCATAgagacttagagttccaagttgatgattgggtgtttctaaaAGTATCGcccatgaaaggcgttatgagatttgggaagaaggggaagcttAGTCCCCgctatattgggccatatagaaTCCTGCGAAGGATCAGACAAgtggcttatgagttagaattgccacaaGAACTAGCTACTGTAcacctagtgtttcatgtgtccatgttgaagAAACTCATGGGAGACCCGTCACTTGTGGTTCCTACGGAGATTATAGGGGTTAAAGACAGCATGTCTTATGAGGAAATTCCAGTGGCTATTCTTgatcgacaaatccgcaagcttagaactaaggaaattgcttcagtaaaagtgcTTTGGAGGAATCAAATGATTGAAGAGGCTACATGGGAAGCTGAAGaggacatgaagtctagatatccccaTCTCTTTGAAGAGCAAAAGGAAAATGTGGAAG gtcctgatagacaggtagacGCAGCTctcccaccacagtag